Genomic window (ANME-2 cluster archaeon):
CTTAACAACGTTATGCAATGCCCTGATAGCCAGGTCAACTCCTTCATCCATAGACATGTCTTTCTTGTATCTATCTTCAAGTACGCCGTAGGCGATAGGAGAACCTGAACCTGTTGCAACGGCAGTTGTCTCTTCCAGCTGCCCTCCCATAGCGTCCAGGGAATACAGGTTTGGCCCGGTCTTGTCCACGCCACCTACAATAAGCTGAACCATGTACGGGAAATAACGATTCCCTCCAAGCACATTTGAAAGCAGGCTTCCAATTCCTTTGATGGTCATGCTTTCCTGTCTGCGCATTTTATAAAGTTTAGATTCCACCTGCATGACCTTTACAAGGCGCTGTGCATCACCCACTGAACCTGCAGTGGTCATTCCTACCAGATCATCTATCTGGTAAATCTTTTTGGCATCTTTACTTGCAATAAAAAAACCCATTGTAGCCCTGCTCTCGGAAGCCAGGACAATGCCTTCGCTACAGACGAGTCCAATAGTTGTTGTACCTTTACGTTCATATTCATTAACCATGTGGATACCTCATAGAAAAAATGAGAAAATCAGTTAACTCCAGTTCTTAATTGGTATCGTCCTATATAATAGTTTTCCCGTTTTTTATTAAAACACATTCTTCACACCTATGCCTGGTGCAGTACTGTTTACCATATTCTACTATCAGGGCATGGTATTCTTTGAAAAGGTCAACGTCATGCTCCAGTTCAGATTCAAATCTCTGCTGAAGCATGCGGTAATTACCATTAAGCCCAAGGCAGTCCAGCATCCGGCAGGTATAGGCATCAATGACGAACGTTGGTTTGTTGATGGCGTACAGGATAATACTATCAGCGGTCTCATTTCCCACACCTTCAAGTCCAAGCAATTCCCGCCGCAGTTCATCAACAGGCTTGTCTGCCAGGATATCTTT
Coding sequences:
- the psmB gene encoding archaeal proteasome endopeptidase complex subunit beta — translated: MVNEYERKGTTTIGLVCSEGIVLASESRATMGFFIASKDAKKIYQIDDLVGMTTAGSVGDAQRLVKVMQVESKLYKMRRQESMTIKGIGSLLSNVLGGNRYFPYMVQLIVGGVDKTGPNLYSLDAMGGQLEETTAVATGSGSPIAYGVLEDRYKKDMSMDEGVDLAIRALHNVVKRDAASGNGVKVVKITSDSYVEVDDAVIEKKRKSFNDAL
- a CDS encoding endonuclease, coding for MRLIDIYEQLLGILGHQNWWPAETPFEVVVGALLTQQTRWNNVEQAISNLKERGLLEPETLAAADTGSLEELIRCTGFYRQKARRLKNLAEYYSRYKDILADKPVDELRRELLGLEGVGNETADSIILYAINKPTFVIDAYTCRMLDCLGLNGNYRMLQQRFESELEHDVDLFKEYHALIVEYGKQYCTRHRCEECVLIKNGKTII